The following are encoded in a window of Helicobacter ganmani genomic DNA:
- the nspC gene encoding carboxynorspermidine decarboxylase, whose amino-acid sequence MPTQVKESKTAQFLTQNYPKNFDSLPSPCYVLEEEKFEKNLQLLQKVQQDSGAKILLALKGYALWKSFSLAKQYLSGITASGIYEARLGYEEFGKEITTFSPSYKQEEMQELVQISNHIIFNSFAQWQTFKGIIESQNQLRERKGQPKIEVGLRVNPKYSEVSPEIYNPCVEGSRLGIPPKEFKKGAKKIGLDGISGLHFHTHCEQNSDALQRTLKYFIKHFKEYIPQMRWINFGGGHHITRKDYDINLLIQLIKDFKSKFKTEVYLEPGEAIGWQCGFLIGSVVDIVQNGIKIAILDVSAAAHMPDCLEMPYRPMVRNSFEAKANKKHHKLKLKGKMPYAYRLGGPTCLAGDVIGDYSFKEPLKVGDRLIFEDMVHYTIVKNNTFNGIPLPCIGMLHKNGEFELFKEFSYQDYKQRNS is encoded by the coding sequence ATGCCAACCCAAGTCAAAGAGTCAAAAACCGCTCAATTCCTAACCCAAAACTATCCTAAAAATTTTGATTCTCTACCAAGCCCTTGCTATGTGCTAGAAGAAGAAAAATTTGAAAAAAATTTGCAATTACTTCAAAAGGTGCAACAAGATAGCGGAGCAAAAATTTTACTAGCACTCAAAGGCTATGCCCTATGGAAAAGCTTTTCTCTTGCAAAACAATATTTAAGTGGAATCACTGCAAGCGGAATCTATGAAGCAAGATTAGGCTATGAGGAATTTGGTAAGGAGATTACAACCTTTAGCCCCTCTTACAAACAAGAGGAAATGCAGGAACTTGTGCAAATCTCAAATCATATTATTTTCAATTCTTTTGCACAATGGCAGACTTTTAAAGGAATCATAGAATCTCAAAATCAACTTAGAGAACGCAAAGGACAGCCAAAGATTGAAGTGGGCTTGCGCGTCAATCCAAAATACAGCGAAGTAAGCCCAGAAATATATAATCCTTGCGTTGAAGGCTCACGACTTGGAATCCCACCAAAAGAATTCAAAAAGGGTGCCAAAAAAATTGGGCTAGATGGCATTAGCGGATTGCATTTTCATACACATTGCGAACAAAATAGTGATGCACTCCAACGCACATTAAAATATTTTATCAAGCATTTTAAGGAGTATATTCCGCAAATGCGCTGGATTAATTTTGGTGGCGGACATCATATCACGCGCAAAGATTATGATATAAATTTGCTTATCCAACTCATTAAGGATTTCAAATCAAAATTCAAAACAGAGGTCTATTTAGAGCCGGGTGAAGCGATTGGTTGGCAATGTGGTTTTCTCATTGGTAGCGTGGTAGATATTGTGCAAAATGGAATCAAAATTGCGATTTTAGATGTCAGTGCTGCGGCACATATGCCTGATTGTCTTGAAATGCCTTACCGCCCAATGGTGCGCAATAGCTTTGAAGCAAAGGCAAACAAAAAACATCATAAGTTAAAACTTAAAGGTAAAATGCCTTATGCTTATCGCTTAGGAGGACCAACCTGTCTTGCGGGAGATGTGATTGGGGATTATAGCTTCAAAGAACCACTAAAAGTTGGCGACCGCTTGATTTTTGAGGATATGGTGCATTATACGATTGTCAAAAATAATACTTTTAATGGGATTCCTTTACCTTGCATTGGTATGTTGCATAAAAATGGAGAATTTGAATTGTTTAAGGAGTTTTCCTATCAAGACTACAAGCAACGCAATAGCTAA
- a CDS encoding PepSY domain-containing protein, whose translation MTKQFRNIHIYLSLFFLPLALMYALSGILYIAGINQDFGATKQTYTLVQNIEKGQEVQALVEYLKSTQLKVPSNLEAKMNSKSGALEIGGVHYSASIKQNADSTWSVTTMERSLIGDMIMLHKAKAKWYFDILAIGFGLTLILLYISGLMITLFNIKKNRGIQIFTILAGIIISVIVGALSVC comes from the coding sequence ATGACAAAACAATTTCGCAATATCCATATTTACCTTAGTTTATTTTTCTTGCCTTTGGCATTAATGTATGCGTTAAGTGGAATTTTGTATATTGCTGGGATTAATCAGGATTTTGGTGCAACAAAGCAAACTTATACTTTGGTGCAAAACATAGAAAAAGGGCAAGAAGTGCAGGCATTAGTAGAGTATCTTAAAAGCACGCAATTAAAAGTGCCAAGCAATTTGGAAGCCAAAATGAATAGTAAAAGCGGGGCATTAGAGATTGGGGGAGTGCATTATTCTGCAAGCATTAAACAAAATGCGGATTCCACTTGGAGTGTTACGACTATGGAGCGCAGTTTAATTGGCGATATGATTATGTTGCACAAGGCAAAAGCAAAATGGTATTTTGATATTCTTGCAATTGGTTTTGGTTTAACTTTGATTTTACTTTATATTTCTGGGTTAATGATTACTTTATTTAACATCAAGAAAAATCGTGGGATTCAAATCTTCACAATTCTAGCTGGAATCATTATCAGTGTAATAGTAGGTGCTCTGAGCGTGTGTTAA
- a CDS encoding extracellular solute-binding protein, which translates to MRIFLLCSLLFSYLLAQTYSDSAFSANGEVKYKNFTSFDYVNPNAPKGGHIKQYALGSYDSFYDFLLKGTSAKGLSLLYDTLMVRSFDEPSSQYGLVAKQVQRAEDNTFVIFHLDENAHFNNGKEVTAFDVEFSFNTIARGENPSMVRYYADVKEVIVVDKYTVRFNFHNPNNRELALILGDLPILPKHYYENTILSENPLKLPLGSGPYKIESFEAGRSVTYRRIDNYWAKNHKTRVGYFNFDKITFDYYKDDAVALEAFKSGRYDYREESSAKNWAVGYEGIALKNQDIQKIELLHSLPSGMQGFVFNLRKNVFKDRRVREALGLAFDFEWSNKNLFFNQYSRTKSFFDNSEFASVGIPLGAELAILEPYRSKLPPEVFTQSFSLPKSKGDGNNRENLKKAQALLKDAGFIIKNGKLYPPTTQSNTKEQPFTFELLLVSPAMERVAIPFQKNLQTLGITMKIRIVDVSQYINQLRQFDYDMIVSVFPQSLSPGNEQAFFWGSKAADSAGSYNYIGIQNEVVDALIAKIIQAKDYQELLNSTRALDRVLLWEHYVIPHFHTKTFRVAFWDFLEHPAITPIYNVGFETWWVNPSKLEKLQMKYPSLRR; encoded by the coding sequence ATGCGCATTTTTTTACTTTGCTCCCTTCTCTTTTCTTATTTGCTAGCACAAACTTACAGCGATTCCGCTTTTAGTGCAAATGGTGAAGTAAAATACAAAAATTTCACTTCTTTTGATTATGTCAATCCTAACGCACCCAAAGGAGGACACATTAAACAATATGCCCTTGGAAGTTATGATAGTTTTTATGATTTTTTACTTAAGGGAACAAGTGCAAAAGGGCTTTCGCTCCTTTATGATACCTTAATGGTGCGCTCTTTTGATGAGCCAAGCAGTCAATATGGGCTTGTAGCGAAACAAGTTCAAAGAGCAGAAGACAACACTTTTGTCATTTTTCATTTAGATGAAAATGCACATTTTAACAACGGCAAAGAAGTTACCGCCTTTGATGTGGAGTTTAGTTTCAACACCATCGCAAGGGGAGAAAATCCCTCAATGGTGCGATATTATGCAGATGTTAAAGAAGTCATTGTTGTAGATAAATACACCGTGCGTTTTAATTTTCACAATCCCAACAATCGCGAATTAGCCTTAATTCTTGGGGATTTGCCGATTTTGCCCAAACACTACTACGAAAATACCATTTTAAGCGAAAATCCGCTCAAACTTCCATTAGGAAGCGGACCTTATAAAATAGAATCTTTTGAAGCAGGAAGAAGTGTTACTTATCGGCGCATAGACAATTATTGGGCTAAAAATCACAAAACGCGTGTGGGATATTTCAATTTTGACAAAATTACCTTTGATTACTACAAAGATGACGCTGTAGCCCTAGAAGCTTTTAAATCGGGTAGATACGACTATCGTGAAGAATCTAGTGCAAAAAATTGGGCGGTAGGCTATGAGGGAATTGCACTAAAAAACCAAGATATTCAAAAAATTGAATTACTCCATTCCTTGCCAAGCGGTATGCAAGGATTCGTGTTCAATTTGCGCAAAAATGTTTTCAAAGACAGGCGAGTACGTGAGGCATTAGGGCTTGCATTTGATTTTGAATGGAGCAATAAGAATCTCTTTTTTAATCAATATAGTCGCACAAAAAGTTTTTTTGATAATTCTGAATTTGCAAGTGTTGGGATTCCATTAGGCGCAGAATTAGCAATCTTAGAACCTTATCGCTCCAAGCTTCCACCAGAAGTTTTTACACAAAGTTTTTCCCTTCCTAAGAGCAAAGGCGATGGCAACAACCGCGAAAATCTCAAAAAAGCACAAGCCTTACTCAAAGATGCGGGTTTTATCATCAAAAATGGCAAACTTTATCCACCTACAACGCAATCCAATACAAAAGAGCAGCCTTTTACTTTTGAATTATTGCTTGTGTCTCCCGCAATGGAACGCGTCGCAATTCCTTTTCAGAAAAATCTACAAACCCTAGGAATCACGATGAAAATTCGCATTGTAGATGTCAGTCAATACATTAACCAACTGCGACAATTTGATTACGATATGATTGTCAGCGTTTTTCCTCAAAGTCTCTCTCCTGGCAATGAACAAGCATTTTTTTGGGGTTCAAAGGCAGCAGATTCCGCAGGAAGTTATAATTATATCGGGATTCAAAATGAAGTCGTAGATGCCTTGATTGCGAAAATCATTCAAGCAAAGGATTATCAAGAGTTACTCAACAGCACGCGCGCATTAGACCGCGTATTGTTATGGGAACATTATGTGATTCCACATTTTCACACCAAAACATTCCGCGTTGCTTTTTGGGATTTTTTAGAACACCCTGCAATTACGCCAATTTACAATGTTGGCTTTGAAACTTGGTGGGTCAATCCAAGCAAGCTAGAAAAACTGCAGATGAAATATCCAAGCCTTCGTCGCTAA
- the yejB gene encoding microcin C ABC transporter permease YejB produces MKQYIFKRLLLIIPTLLGIMTLNFFIIQAAPGGPVEQMIARLEGVGGQGEVQPTSVYKNQGLDEEMIAKINALYGFDKPLLERYILMLKNYLCFEFGSSFYKNTAVIDLLLEKLPVSISLGLWSTLLIYLISIPLGIQKALKEGSTFDSITSTLIIIGNAIPTFLFALILIIFFAGGTYFNLFPLRGIIGDDFANLSLFGKIKDYFWHITLPVISLSIGGFATLTLLSKNSFLEEIHKQYVQLAFAKGLNESQVLYRHIFRNAMLIIIASIPSALLGILLSGSLLIEIIFSLDGLGLLGYESIITRDYPVIFGSLYLFTLFGLIVGLISDLLYTFIDPRINFQRV; encoded by the coding sequence TTGAAACAATACATTTTCAAAAGACTTTTACTGATTATCCCTACATTATTGGGAATTATGACATTAAACTTTTTCATCATTCAAGCAGCACCAGGTGGTCCGGTAGAACAGATGATTGCACGTTTGGAAGGAGTGGGAGGGCAAGGCGAAGTGCAACCTACAAGTGTTTATAAAAATCAAGGCTTAGATGAAGAGATGATTGCCAAAATCAACGCACTTTATGGCTTTGATAAACCCCTCTTAGAGCGATATATTTTAATGCTTAAAAACTATCTTTGTTTTGAATTTGGTAGTAGTTTTTATAAGAATACTGCTGTCATTGACTTACTTTTAGAAAAACTCCCCGTTTCTATTAGTCTAGGGCTTTGGAGCACTTTATTAATTTATTTAATTTCTATTCCACTAGGAATCCAAAAAGCACTCAAAGAGGGAAGCACTTTTGATAGCATTACAAGCACACTCATCATTATCGGGAATGCGATTCCAACCTTTTTATTTGCCCTCATCTTGATTATTTTTTTTGCGGGCGGAACATATTTTAATCTCTTTCCCTTGCGCGGAATCATCGGAGATGATTTTGCAAACTTAAGTTTATTTGGCAAAATCAAAGATTACTTTTGGCATATTACTTTACCTGTTATCTCCCTTAGTATTGGAGGTTTTGCGACTTTAACTCTGCTTTCTAAAAATTCTTTTTTAGAGGAAATTCACAAACAATATGTCCAGCTTGCTTTTGCCAAAGGTTTAAACGAATCTCAAGTGCTTTATCGTCATATTTTTCGTAATGCAATGCTTATTATTATTGCTTCCATTCCCTCTGCGTTGCTTGGAATCTTACTTAGTGGTTCTCTTTTGATTGAAATCATTTTCTCGCTTGATGGCTTGGGACTTTTAGGATATGAGTCCATTATTACGCGAGATTATCCTGTCATCTTTGGCTCACTTTATCTTTTTACGCTTTTTGGCTTGATTGTGGGATTAATCAGTGATTTACTCTACACATTCATAGACCCAAGAATCAATTTCCAGCGGGTTTAA
- a CDS encoding ABC transporter permease has product MKKRILNQRRFLAFKQNKRAYFSLWIFAVLFIICMSAEFIANDKPLFVRYAGANYFPLFHDYPETTFGGDFESIANFNDSYLQDKIREKGFFVMPLIPYAYDSVIYDLPTPSPSPPSLKNPLGTDDLGRDVLARLLYGLKTSILFGLILTFFSSIIGLFIGAICGYFGGKIDLLGQRLIEIWSGMPILFVLIIFASLLEPNFWSILCVILLFSWIALVPFVRAEFLKVRNLDYIKAAKMLGVSHFRIMLYHILPNALVATITYLPFILCGSITTLASLDFLGLGLPPPSASLGEILSQGKNNLNAPWLGLSGFFALSFLLCLLVFIGEGLRDCLRSENILIKEKEQ; this is encoded by the coding sequence ATGAAAAAAAGAATCCTAAATCAAAGACGATTCCTAGCATTCAAACAAAACAAACGTGCATATTTTTCACTTTGGATTTTTGCTGTGCTTTTTATCATCTGTATGAGTGCAGAATTTATTGCGAACGACAAGCCGCTTTTTGTGCGTTATGCAGGAGCAAACTATTTTCCTTTATTCCATGATTATCCCGAAACGACTTTTGGGGGAGATTTTGAAAGCATTGCAAACTTCAATGATTCCTATTTGCAAGACAAAATTCGCGAAAAAGGTTTTTTTGTTATGCCACTCATTCCTTATGCTTATGATTCTGTGATTTATGATTTACCAACCCCTTCTCCCTCACCCCCAAGCCTCAAGAACCCCTTAGGCACAGATGACTTGGGGCGAGATGTGCTTGCAAGATTACTTTATGGGCTAAAGACTTCCATTTTATTTGGCTTAATTCTCACTTTCTTTAGCTCTATTATCGGGCTTTTTATCGGGGCAATTTGTGGGTATTTTGGAGGCAAAATAGACTTGTTAGGGCAGCGTTTAATTGAGATTTGGAGCGGAATGCCGATTCTTTTTGTATTAATTATTTTTGCGAGCCTATTAGAGCCAAACTTTTGGAGCATTTTATGTGTTATTTTGCTATTTTCTTGGATTGCTCTCGTGCCTTTTGTGCGCGCAGAATTTCTAAAAGTGCGGAATCTTGACTATATTAAAGCTGCCAAAATGCTAGGAGTAAGCCATTTTCGCATTATGCTTTATCATATTTTACCCAATGCGCTTGTCGCGACGATTACCTACTTACCCTTTATTCTTTGTGGGAGCATTACTACTCTAGCTTCCTTAGACTTTTTGGGGCTTGGATTGCCTCCACCAAGTGCAAGTTTGGGCGAAATCCTCTCTCAAGGCAAAAATAACCTCAACGCCCCTTGGCTTGGGTTAAGTGGATTCTTTGCTTTAAGCTTTTTACTTTGTTTGCTCGTCTTTATCGGAGAGGGCTTACGAGACTGCTTAAGGAGTGAAAATATCCTCATCAAGGAAAAAGAACAATGA
- a CDS encoding dipeptide ABC transporter ATP-binding protein — MNLLQVHSLQVSLQGFCLQNIDFNLEKGETLGIVGESGSGKTLLSHLILRLIKNYELQSGEILYLGQNLLEWKESQMQALRGKEISYIFQEPLSALNPLQKIKKQLSEAIVIHHPKIKPQALQQKILELLENVHLSPKILESYPYELSGGQRQRICIAIALANSPKILIADEPTTALDSTTQAQILKLLKNLQAKLNLSILFISHNLAVVSKLCSSLLVLQKGRIVERGTIKEIFESPKNPYTQMLIQSMGFHYNQESYQQNTLLEVKNLSVQYPTKKSFLGKTLESFVALEPLSFCLRERESLGIIGESGSGKSSLAHALCRLLESNIVQGEMEFLGEKFFALKGKELRHFRKKIQIIFQDPFSSLNPKMNVFQILQEGLKAHKESYQTPQMIRAKTIQSLTDVGLEESYLERYPNELSGGQRQRISIARSLILRPKVLILDEPTSALDRATQNQILTLLLNLSKQYHLSYLCISHDLSVIASLCQNVLVLKEGKMLEYGATKEVFKSPKHPYVQTLLKASEL, encoded by the coding sequence ATGAATCTTTTGCAAGTTCATTCGCTTCAAGTCTCTTTGCAGGGATTCTGCTTACAAAACATTGACTTTAACCTAGAAAAAGGAGAAACTTTAGGAATCGTAGGAGAATCAGGGAGTGGAAAAACTCTCCTTAGTCATTTGATTTTACGATTAATTAAAAATTATGAATTACAAAGCGGAGAGATTCTTTATTTGGGGCAAAATTTACTTGAATGGAAAGAATCACAAATGCAAGCTTTGCGTGGCAAAGAAATCAGCTATATTTTCCAAGAACCCCTAAGCGCACTCAATCCTTTACAAAAAATCAAAAAACAGCTAAGCGAAGCGATTGTCATTCATCACCCAAAAATCAAGCCTCAAGCCTTGCAACAGAAAATTTTGGAATTGCTTGAAAATGTGCATCTTAGCCCAAAAATTTTAGAATCCTATCCTTATGAGCTAAGCGGGGGGCAAAGACAACGCATTTGTATCGCTATTGCCCTTGCCAACTCTCCTAAAATCCTGATTGCCGATGAACCAACTACCGCGCTAGATTCCACAACACAAGCTCAAATTCTCAAGCTTTTGAAAAATTTGCAAGCCAAATTAAACCTTAGCATTCTTTTTATCAGCCATAATCTAGCTGTCGTTTCCAAACTCTGCTCCTCACTTCTTGTGCTGCAAAAAGGCAGAATCGTAGAAAGAGGAACAATAAAAGAAATCTTTGAATCCCCAAAAAATCCTTATACGCAAATGCTCATTCAATCAATGGGATTCCATTACAATCAAGAATCTTATCAGCAAAACACACTTTTAGAGGTTAAAAACCTAAGTGTCCAATATCCAACAAAAAAAAGTTTTTTGGGCAAGACTTTAGAATCTTTTGTCGCTTTAGAGCCTCTTAGTTTTTGCCTAAGAGAAAGGGAAAGTTTGGGAATTATTGGCGAATCAGGAAGTGGCAAAAGTAGCTTAGCCCACGCACTTTGTCGCTTGCTTGAATCCAATATCGTGCAAGGAGAAATGGAATTTTTAGGTGAAAAATTCTTTGCTTTAAAGGGCAAAGAATTGCGCCATTTTAGAAAAAAGATTCAAATCATTTTTCAAGACCCTTTTAGCTCTCTCAATCCCAAAATGAATGTTTTTCAGATTTTACAAGAGGGACTTAAAGCGCACAAAGAATCGTATCAAACCCCACAAATGATTCGGGCAAAAACTATCCAAAGCCTCACAGATGTGGGGCTAGAGGAAAGCTATTTGGAGCGGTATCCTAATGAACTAAGCGGGGGGCAAAGACAGAGAATTAGTATCGCTAGAAGCTTGATTCTGCGCCCAAAAGTGCTAATTTTGGACGAACCCACAAGCGCATTAGACCGCGCTACACAAAATCAAATTTTAACTTTGCTTTTAAATCTTAGCAAGCAATATCATTTAAGCTATCTTTGCATTAGCCACGATTTGAGCGTGATTGCGAGTTTATGCCAAAATGTTTTGGTATTAAAAGAAGGAAAAATGCTTGAATATGGGGCAACAAAAGAGGTTTTCAAATCCCCAAAACACCCTTATGTCCAAACCCTGCTTAAAGCAAGTGAGCTATGA
- a CDS encoding DUF2972 domain-containing protein, with the protein MYRIFNVPESKLEDKEFLLTKNSDLYALLPLVLCADEISNAKSTRQRIKIYITSKLAARDKIDISLEMLGYTLD; encoded by the coding sequence ATTTATAGAATCTTTAATGTCCCAGAATCAAAGCTAGAAGACAAAGAATTTTTATTGACAAAAAATAGTGATTTGTATGCATTGTTGCCATTGGTGTTGTGTGCAGATGAGATTTCTAACGCAAAATCAACAAGACAGAGAATTAAAATTTATATTACTAGTAAGCTTGCTGCAAGGGATAAAATAGATATTAGTTTAGAAATGTTGGGATATACGCTTGATTAA
- the dnaK gene encoding molecular chaperone DnaK: protein MGKVLGIDLGTTNSAMAVFEGNEAKIIANKEGKNTTPSIVAFTDKGEVLVGDPAKRQAITNPEKTIYSIKRIMGLMFNEDKAQEAKKRLPYKVVDRNGACAIEIAGKVYTPQEISAKILMKLKADAESYLGEEVTEAVITVPAYFNDAQRKATKEAGTIAGLNVLRIINEPTSAALAYGLDKKHSENIVVYDLGGGTFDVTVLETGDNVVEVKATGGDAFLGGDDFDNAVIDWAAAEFESENGINLKSDVMALQRLKEAAENAKKELSSAQETEINLPFITADSSGPKHLVKKLTRAKFESLIEQYINQTIDKIANVIKDADLSKSEINEVVMVGGSTRIPKVQERVKDFIGKELNKSVNPDEVVSMGAAIQGGVLKGDVKDVLLLDVTPLSLGIETLGGVMTRIIERGTTIPTKKNQVFSTAEDNQPAVTIQVLQGERELARDNKMLGNFELSGIPAAPRGVPQIEVTFDIDANGILTVSAKDKATGKEQEIKITGSSGLSDSEIEKMVKDAELNKEEDKKKKEIIEVRNQADSLVYQSQKSLDEMKDKIDASEAERIQAAITALQETLKNENATKEEIEAKVKALTEASHKLAEAMYKKDENAQGGAQNKKDDDVIDAEVE from the coding sequence ATGGGAAAAGTATTAGGAATTGATTTAGGAACAACAAACTCTGCAATGGCGGTATTTGAAGGCAATGAGGCAAAAATTATCGCGAACAAAGAGGGTAAAAACACAACACCTTCTATTGTTGCATTTACAGATAAAGGTGAGGTTTTAGTTGGAGACCCTGCAAAGCGTCAGGCAATCACAAATCCAGAAAAAACTATTTATTCTATTAAAAGAATTATGGGATTAATGTTTAATGAGGACAAGGCGCAAGAAGCAAAAAAAAGACTTCCTTATAAAGTAGTAGATAGAAATGGTGCGTGTGCGATTGAGATTGCGGGGAAGGTTTATACTCCACAAGAAATTTCAGCAAAAATTTTAATGAAATTAAAAGCAGACGCAGAAAGCTATTTGGGCGAGGAAGTTACAGAGGCTGTTATCACCGTTCCAGCGTATTTTAATGACGCACAAAGAAAAGCGACAAAAGAAGCAGGAACGATTGCGGGATTGAATGTTTTAAGAATTATTAATGAGCCAACAAGTGCGGCGTTAGCGTATGGTTTGGATAAAAAGCATTCCGAAAACATTGTTGTTTATGATTTGGGCGGTGGGACATTTGATGTAACCGTGCTTGAAACAGGTGATAATGTCGTAGAGGTAAAGGCAACAGGTGGGGACGCATTCTTAGGTGGAGATGATTTTGATAATGCGGTGATTGATTGGGCAGCAGCAGAGTTTGAAAGCGAAAATGGAATCAATTTAAAAAGTGATGTAATGGCATTGCAAAGACTAAAAGAAGCAGCTGAAAATGCGAAAAAAGAGCTAAGTAGCGCACAAGAAACAGAAATTAACTTACCTTTTATTACTGCGGATTCTAGCGGTCCAAAACACTTGGTAAAAAAACTCACACGTGCGAAGTTTGAAAGCCTTATTGAGCAATACATTAATCAAACAATTGACAAAATTGCCAATGTTATTAAAGATGCGGATTTGAGCAAAAGTGAAATCAATGAAGTCGTAATGGTGGGTGGTTCTACTAGAATCCCAAAAGTTCAAGAGAGAGTGAAAGACTTCATTGGAAAAGAATTGAATAAATCCGTCAATCCTGACGAAGTTGTTTCAATGGGTGCGGCAATTCAAGGAGGCGTGCTTAAAGGTGATGTGAAAGATGTCTTGTTGCTTGATGTTACGCCTTTGAGTTTGGGAATTGAAACATTGGGTGGCGTAATGACAAGAATTATTGAGCGCGGGACAACGATTCCAACAAAGAAAAATCAAGTTTTCTCCACCGCAGAGGACAATCAACCCGCAGTTACGATTCAAGTTTTACAAGGCGAGCGTGAATTAGCACGCGATAATAAAATGTTGGGAAATTTTGAGCTAAGTGGAATCCCAGCTGCTCCTCGTGGCGTGCCACAAATTGAAGTTACTTTTGACATTGACGCAAACGGAATCTTAACCGTGAGTGCAAAAGATAAAGCAACAGGTAAGGAACAAGAGATTAAAATCACAGGTTCTAGCGGATTATCCGATTCTGAAATTGAAAAAATGGTTAAAGACGCAGAGTTGAATAAAGAAGAGGATAAAAAGAAAAAAGAAATCATTGAAGTGCGCAATCAAGCCGATAGCCTCGTATATCAAAGCCAAAAAAGCCTAGATGAGATGAAAGATAAGATTGATGCAAGTGAAGCAGAGAGAATCCAAGCAGCAATTACTGCTTTGCAAGAAACACTTAAAAATGAGAATGCAACAAAAGAAGAAATTGAGGCAAAAGTCAAAGCCTTGACAGAGGCAAGCCATAAACTTGCAGAAGCAATGTATAAAAAAGACGAAAATGCGCAAGGCGGTGCGCAAAATAAAAAAGACGATGATGTGATTGACGCAGAAGTGGAATAG
- the grpE gene encoding nucleotide exchange factor GrpE has translation MQEEQNENQTFDDSQEHDESQEEVVANDADSKEALQSQINELKEQYVRAYADFENTKKRLIRDKDQALEYAYEKIAKDLLPSLDTLEIALKTIRDSKENSENQEEILRKIEEGIALTLDNLLKTLAKHGIEPILTEGGFDPNFHDAIMQVQSDAHDSGEIVAEMQKGYKYKERVLRPSMVSIAK, from the coding sequence GTGCAAGAAGAGCAAAATGAAAATCAAACTTTTGACGATTCGCAAGAACATGACGAATCCCAAGAGGAAGTGGTGGCAAATGATGCGGATTCTAAAGAAGCATTACAATCGCAAATTAACGAGTTAAAAGAGCAATATGTGCGTGCTTACGCAGATTTTGAAAATACCAAAAAACGTTTGATTCGCGATAAAGACCAAGCCTTAGAATATGCGTATGAAAAAATCGCTAAAGATTTGCTTCCAAGTCTTGATACTCTTGAAATTGCATTAAAAACAATCCGTGATTCCAAAGAAAATAGCGAAAATCAAGAGGAAATTTTGAGAAAAATAGAGGAGGGCATTGCGCTGACTTTGGATAATTTGTTAAAAACATTGGCAAAACACGGGATTGAGCCTATCTTGACAGAAGGTGGGTTTGACCCGAATTTCCACGACGCAATTATGCAAGTGCAAAGCGATGCGCACGATTCGGGCGAGATTGTTGCAGAAATGCAAAAAGGTTATAAATATAAAGAAAGGGTTTTGCGTCCCTCTATGGTAAGTATTGCCAAGTAG